A single genomic interval of Aedes aegypti strain LVP_AGWG chromosome 1, AaegL5.0 Primary Assembly, whole genome shotgun sequence harbors:
- the LOC5567426 gene encoding UPF0547 protein C16orf87 homolog: MVRTRMILKNCPSCDQQVAIACKRCPCGFSFNARQTNSAYVPSAAPVGRPKGSKKGKPSAAEARRAAALAASQQVQRRRTGRVRREKPNYYDSLQYEKKKKKSKKPTRSTIFKGKEGKQSQLISTKDTQVSRANRHAQRRAKKEEIDGGGDLAAKMPLDKQEIAALILSEINRKIGSVVWKQP; this comes from the exons ATGGTAAGAACTagaatgattttgaaaaattgcccCAGCTGTGATCAACAAGTGGCCATTGCCTGCAAACGGTGTCCGTGTGGGTTTTCGTTCAACGCCCGTCAAACGAATTCCGCTTATGTTCCTTCGGCAGCCCCTGTAGGCCGACCCAAGGGAAGCAAAAAGGGGAAACCTAGTGCGGCTGAGGCCCGGAGAGCCGCTGCCCTTGCCGCCTCGCAACAAGTTCAACGACGGAGAACTGGCCGGGTGCGCCGAGAGAAACCGAATTACTATGATTCGTTGCAGtatgaaaagaagaagaagaaatctaaG aaaccCACCAGGTCAACGATTTTTAAAGGGAAGGAAGGCAAACAATCACAGCTGATAAGTACCAAAGATACTCAAGTGTCCAGGGCAAACCGACACGCACAACGAAGAGCAAAAAAGGAGGAAATCGACGGAGGTGGTGACCTGGCAGCAAA GATGCCACTGGACAAGCAGGAAATCGCTGCCCTAATCTTATCGGAAATCAACCGGAAAATTGGTTCAGTTGTCTGGAAACAACCGTGA